Proteins encoded by one window of Streptomyces sp. LX-29:
- the bldG gene encoding anti-sigma factor antagonist BldG produces the protein MDLSLSTRTVGDRTVVEVGGEIDVYTAPKLREQLVELVNDGNYHLVVDMEGVDFLDSTGLGVLVGGLKRVRAHEGSLRLVCNQERILKIFRITGLTKVFPIHTSVDDAVAATD, from the coding sequence GTGGACCTGTCCCTGTCGACCCGGACCGTTGGCGACCGCACGGTCGTCGAGGTCGGTGGCGAGATTGATGTATACACCGCGCCCAAGCTGCGCGAGCAGCTGGTCGAGCTTGTCAACGACGGCAACTACCACCTGGTCGTCGACATGGAGGGCGTCGACTTCCTCGACTCCACCGGGCTGGGCGTCCTCGTCGGCGGGCTCAAGCGAGTCCGGGCCCACGAGGGCTCTCTGCGCCTGGTCTGCAACCAGGAGCGCATTCTCAAGATCTTCCGCATCACCGGCCTGACCAAGGTGTTTCCGATCCACACCTCGGTCGATGACGCCGTTGCGGCCACTGACTGA
- a CDS encoding ATP-binding protein encodes MATVELRFSALPEHVRTARLVAAAVARRAGVDEAVLDEVRLAVGEACSRAVGLHRSNRLSAPVRVVLIEDEKRFSIEVGDEVPHGPAAGAGAPGGQGGPPTGPGEAAAETEDEMGLAVISGLVDDVEVSATEAGGVIRMSWPTTPAPVLP; translated from the coding sequence ATGGCCACCGTCGAACTCCGCTTCAGCGCCCTGCCGGAGCATGTCAGGACCGCACGCCTCGTCGCGGCGGCGGTGGCGCGCAGGGCCGGGGTGGACGAGGCCGTGCTCGACGAGGTGCGGCTCGCCGTCGGTGAGGCGTGCAGCCGCGCCGTGGGGCTGCATCGCAGCAACCGGCTGTCCGCCCCGGTCCGGGTCGTGCTGATCGAGGACGAGAAGAGGTTCTCGATCGAGGTGGGCGACGAGGTGCCGCACGGCCCCGCCGCCGGGGCCGGTGCGCCTGGTGGCCAGGGCGGCCCGCCTACGGGGCCGGGCGAGGCCGCTGCCGAGACTGAGGATGAGATGGGCCTCGCAGTCATCAGCGGGCTCGTCGACGACGTCGAGGTCTCGGCCACCGAAGCCGGCGGCGTGATCCGGATGAGTTGGCCCACCACACCCGCGCCCGTGCTGCCGTAA
- a CDS encoding DEAD/DEAH box helicase: MAHNQLPRHAGIRPSPRSILEQLTGGSDRATRITHTEHLPPRSGTHAPWPQEIRPEVVDAFRACGIEHPWVHQARTAEYALRGESVVVATGTASGKSLAYLAPVLSALLDGAEAPGRRGATALYLSPTKALAADQRRAVSELAAPLGHAVRPAVYDGDTPVEEREWVRNHANYVLTNPDMLHRAILPGHARWSSFLRTLRYVVIDECHTYRGVFGSHVAQVLRRLRRVCARYGSSPVFLLASATAADPARAATRLTGLPVAEITEDASPRGELVFALWEPPLTELHGERGAPVRRTATAESADLLTDLAVQGVRTVTFVRSRRGAELIALIAQERLAAVDHSLPSRVAAYRGGYLPEERRALERALHSGRLLGLAATTALELGMDIAGLDAVVLAGYPGTRASLWQQAGRAGRTGQGALAVLVARDDPLDTYLVHHPDALFRQPVESTVLDPDNPYVLAPHLCAAAAELPLTEADLELFGPAAAELMPQLEQRRLLRRRATAWHWTRRERAADLTDIRGAGGKPIQVVEAETGRLLGTVDAAAAHTTVHDGAVHLHQGRSYLVRRLDLDDAVALVEEADPPYTTTARDTTSVSILETTTEVPWGDARLCFGSVEVTNQVVSYLRRKLITGEVLGESKLDLPPRTLRTRAVWWTVTEGQLDDALVPPEALGGALHAAEHASIGMLPLFATCDRWDIGGVSIPLHPDTLLPTVFVYDGHPGGAGFAERAFHTAARWLTATREAIASCECDSGCPSCIQSPKCGNGNDPLDKKAAIRLLTTLLAGAPTAASESDPDSDFDSGSGSDFDSGSGSDFGSGSGSGSG; encoded by the coding sequence ATGGCGCACAACCAACTCCCGCGGCACGCGGGCATACGCCCCTCCCCCCGGTCCATCCTGGAGCAGCTGACCGGCGGGAGCGATCGGGCTACGCGCATCACTCATACGGAGCACTTGCCCCCGCGATCCGGAACCCATGCCCCCTGGCCTCAGGAGATCCGACCGGAAGTGGTCGACGCCTTCCGGGCCTGCGGAATCGAACACCCGTGGGTGCACCAGGCGCGTACCGCCGAGTACGCGCTGCGTGGCGAGTCCGTCGTCGTCGCCACCGGCACCGCCTCCGGGAAGTCGCTCGCCTACCTCGCCCCCGTCCTCAGCGCCCTGCTGGACGGCGCGGAGGCCCCGGGGCGGCGGGGGGCGACCGCGCTCTACCTGTCGCCCACCAAGGCCCTCGCCGCCGACCAGCGGCGCGCCGTGAGCGAACTGGCCGCGCCGCTCGGCCATGCCGTGCGTCCCGCGGTCTACGACGGCGACACCCCGGTCGAGGAACGCGAGTGGGTCCGGAACCACGCGAACTACGTGCTCACCAACCCGGACATGCTGCACCGCGCGATCCTGCCCGGCCACGCCCGCTGGTCCTCCTTCCTGCGCACGCTGCGCTACGTGGTGATCGACGAGTGCCACACCTACCGCGGCGTCTTCGGCTCGCACGTCGCCCAGGTGCTGCGCAGGCTGCGCCGCGTCTGCGCCCGCTATGGCTCCTCCCCCGTCTTCCTGCTCGCCTCCGCCACCGCCGCCGACCCGGCCCGCGCGGCGACCCGGCTGACCGGACTGCCGGTCGCGGAGATCACCGAGGACGCCTCGCCCCGCGGCGAGCTGGTCTTCGCCCTGTGGGAGCCGCCCCTCACCGAGCTGCACGGCGAGCGCGGCGCCCCGGTGCGCCGCACCGCCACCGCCGAGTCGGCCGACCTGCTCACCGACCTCGCCGTCCAGGGGGTCCGGACCGTCACCTTCGTACGCTCCCGACGCGGCGCCGAGCTCATCGCGCTGATCGCCCAGGAGCGCCTCGCCGCCGTCGACCACTCACTCCCCTCCCGCGTCGCCGCCTACCGGGGCGGCTACCTCCCCGAGGAGCGGCGTGCCCTGGAGCGGGCCCTGCACTCCGGCAGGCTGCTCGGGCTCGCCGCGACCACCGCGCTCGAACTCGGCATGGACATCGCCGGTCTCGACGCCGTGGTCCTCGCGGGCTACCCGGGCACCCGCGCGTCCCTGTGGCAGCAGGCCGGCCGGGCCGGGCGCACCGGCCAGGGAGCGCTGGCGGTCCTGGTGGCCCGGGACGACCCGCTGGACACCTATCTCGTCCACCACCCGGACGCCCTGTTCCGGCAGCCGGTGGAGTCCACCGTCCTCGACCCGGACAACCCGTACGTGCTCGCGCCCCACCTGTGCGCGGCCGCGGCCGAACTGCCCCTCACCGAGGCCGACCTGGAGCTCTTCGGTCCCGCGGCAGCCGAGCTGATGCCGCAACTGGAGCAGCGCAGGCTCCTGCGACGCCGGGCGACCGCCTGGCACTGGACCCGCCGCGAGCGCGCCGCCGACCTCACCGATATCCGGGGCGCGGGCGGCAAGCCGATCCAGGTCGTGGAGGCCGAGACCGGGCGGCTGTTGGGCACCGTGGACGCCGCGGCGGCCCACACCACCGTGCACGACGGCGCCGTCCACCTGCACCAGGGCCGCTCCTACCTGGTCCGGCGGCTCGACCTCGACGACGCCGTCGCTCTGGTCGAGGAGGCCGACCCGCCGTACACGACGACGGCCCGCGACACCACCTCCGTCTCCATCCTGGAGACCACCACCGAAGTGCCGTGGGGCGACGCACGGCTCTGCTTCGGCTCGGTCGAGGTCACCAACCAGGTCGTCTCCTATCTGCGTCGAAAGCTGATCACCGGTGAGGTCCTCGGCGAGTCCAAACTGGACCTGCCGCCCCGGACGCTCCGCACCCGCGCCGTGTGGTGGACGGTCACCGAGGGCCAGCTGGACGACGCGCTCGTGCCACCGGAGGCGCTCGGCGGTGCGCTCCACGCCGCCGAGCACGCCTCCATCGGCATGCTGCCCCTCTTCGCCACCTGCGACCGCTGGGACATCGGCGGCGTCTCGATCCCGCTCCACCCGGACACGCTGCTGCCGACCGTCTTCGTCTACGACGGCCACCCCGGCGGTGCGGGCTTCGCCGAACGCGCCTTCCACACCGCCGCCCGATGGCTCACCGCGACCCGCGAAGCCATCGCCTCCTGCGAGTGCGACTCCGGCTGCCCGTCGTGCATCCAGTCCCCCAAATGCGGCAACGGCAACGACCCGCTCGACAAGAAGGCCGCCATTCGGCTGCTCACCACCCTCCTCGCCGGCGCTCCCACCGCCGCCTCTGAGTCCGACCCCGATTCCGACTTCGACTCCGGCTCCGGTTCCGACTTCGACTCCGGCTCCGGTTCCGACTTCGGCTCCGGCTCCGGCTCCGGCTCCGGCTGA
- a CDS encoding Rv3654c family TadE-like protein produces MSRTDDRGSATVWVAVAATALCALFAGLMMFGQVLVARHRAGGAADLAALAAADHALEGPRAACGLARRVAAAQGTRVVRCEVRGEIADLTVEARAGPFAPRVRSRAGPPSAIPPEP; encoded by the coding sequence ATGAGCCGTACCGACGACCGCGGCTCGGCCACGGTCTGGGTCGCGGTGGCCGCCACGGCGCTGTGCGCCCTCTTCGCGGGGCTGATGATGTTCGGCCAGGTCCTGGTGGCTCGGCACCGCGCGGGCGGTGCGGCCGACCTGGCGGCCCTCGCGGCGGCCGACCACGCGCTGGAGGGCCCGCGCGCGGCGTGTGGCCTGGCCCGGCGGGTGGCCGCCGCGCAGGGGACGCGCGTGGTGCGGTGCGAGGTGCGTGGCGAGATCGCGGACCTCACGGTCGAGGCCCGCGCCGGGCCGTTCGCGCCACGGGTGCGCTCCCGGGCCGGTCCGCCGAGCGCGATCCCGCCCGAGCCCTGA
- a CDS encoding TadE family type IV pilus minor pilin, giving the protein MPRSDASGASGRTDAPLGAAGPDPESPTSDSGFITAEAAVATPVLVLFAVALIWGLMAASAQMQCVDAARAGARAAARSEPTAAAVAAARSAAPRGAQVVVRREGDLVRVRVVARAAGPGPLAVRLQGEAVALAEDTVGEAGA; this is encoded by the coding sequence ATGCCCCGTTCTGACGCCTCCGGCGCCTCCGGCCGCACCGACGCGCCACTCGGTGCGGCCGGCCCCGACCCGGAGAGTCCGACCTCCGACAGCGGGTTCATCACGGCGGAGGCGGCAGTCGCCACCCCGGTGCTGGTGCTCTTCGCGGTGGCCCTGATCTGGGGCCTGATGGCCGCCTCGGCGCAGATGCAGTGCGTGGACGCGGCACGTGCCGGGGCACGTGCCGCCGCGCGGTCCGAGCCGACGGCGGCCGCCGTGGCCGCCGCCCGTTCGGCCGCTCCGCGGGGCGCGCAGGTCGTGGTGCGTCGCGAGGGCGACCTGGTGCGGGTGCGGGTGGTGGCCCGCGCGGCCGGGCCGGGCCCGCTGGCGGTGCGGCTGCAGGGAGAGGCGGTGGCGCTGGCCGAGGACACGGTGGGGGAGGCGGGGGCATGA